In Candidatus Zixiibacteriota bacterium, the following proteins share a genomic window:
- the rplW gene encoding 50S ribosomal protein L23 — protein sequence MKEPRRILQLHLMTEKTTRLKELGNIYVFKVDRSANKREIKSAIEKVFGVKVDTVRTMVVPAKPKRMGRYEGRSTAWKKAIVKLKKDQQIAAFENL from the coding sequence ATGAAAGAGCCTCGTCGCATTTTGCAGTTGCACCTGATGACGGAAAAGACTACTCGACTGAAAGAGTTGGGCAACATTTATGTTTTCAAAGTCGATCGTTCCGCCAATAAGAGAGAAATAAAGTCCGCCATCGAAAAGGTTTTCGGGGTCAAAGTGGATACCGTTCGGACCATGGTGGTTCCCGCTAAACCGAAGCGAATGGGTCGTTATGAAGGCCGGTCCACTGCCTGGAAAAAGGCCATAGTGAAACTAAAAAAGGATCAACAGATTGCAGCCTTTGAGAATCTCTAA
- the rplX gene encoding 50S ribosomal protein L24, which yields MNIKKGDIVVIRRGKDRGTPDKPRTGKVLHVFPIKNRLIVEGVNIIGRHSRPTRRNPKGGIVKKEAPIHRAKVALFCKSCSAPTKVSYKVIEETEGKKSKIRLCRKCGEAI from the coding sequence ATGAATATCAAGAAGGGTGACATAGTCGTAATCAGAAGAGGCAAGGACCGGGGAACGCCGGACAAACCGCGCACAGGTAAGGTTCTCCATGTCTTCCCGATCAAGAATCGCCTCATTGTCGAAGGGGTTAACATCATTGGGCGGCATTCCCGCCCCACACGCCGCAACCCGAAAGGCGGCATTGTCAAGAAGGAAGCTCCCATACATCGGGCGAAAGTGGCTCTCTTCTGCAAATCCTGCTCCGCTCCGACCAAAGTGAGTTATAAAGTCATCGAGGAGACGGAAGGCAAAAAATCAAAGATCCGCCTCTGCCGGAAGTGCGGCGAAGCTATTTAG
- the rplN gene encoding 50S ribosomal protein L14, which yields MIQEYTNLIVADNSGARKVMCFRILGGTKRRYARLGDIIVVTVKDAIPGGTVKKSEICKAVVVRTTAETRRRDGSVIRFSDNAAVIINDQKEPRGTRIFGPVARELRERQFMKIISLAPEVL from the coding sequence ATGATACAGGAATATACCAATTTAATTGTCGCCGATAACTCCGGAGCCAGGAAGGTCATGTGCTTCCGAATCTTGGGCGGAACCAAGAGACGATATGCCCGCTTGGGCGATATTATCGTTGTGACGGTCAAGGATGCTATCCCGGGCGGCACGGTCAAGAAATCGGAAATCTGCAAAGCCGTGGTTGTCAGGACTACGGCCGAAACCCGGCGGCGCGATGGTTCCGTTATTCGCTTTTCCGATAATGCCGCTGTCATTATTAACGATCAGAAGGAACCGCGCGGAACCCGTATTTTCGGGCCGGTGGCGCGTGAGTTGAGAGAAAGACAGTTCATGAAAATCATCTCTCTCGCTCCGGAAGTATTATAG
- the rplD gene encoding 50S ribosomal protein L4, whose protein sequence is MEIKVYNQEGAEVGSVSLSERVFGYKPNQQVVHQYVVNYLANRRQGTSSTKGRSDVSGGGAKPWRQKGTGRARAGSIRSPLWRGGGIIFGPQPRSYYSSFPKKMKRVAMLSAFSDKAQNEGIRVIDTLELPEIKTRRLTAILDKLGLDKKRCLILDEGENRNLVLSVRNLENVHYSRAPLANTYDIVNADVLLVSKAGLQKIEEVFTS, encoded by the coding sequence ATGGAAATAAAAGTCTATAATCAAGAAGGTGCGGAAGTCGGCAGCGTTTCGTTGAGCGAAAGGGTTTTTGGCTATAAGCCGAACCAGCAGGTGGTGCACCAATATGTGGTCAATTATCTGGCCAATCGCCGGCAGGGTACTTCCAGCACCAAGGGGCGTTCCGATGTTTCCGGCGGTGGTGCCAAGCCATGGCGGCAAAAAGGCACCGGCCGGGCCCGCGCCGGCTCAATCCGGTCTCCTCTCTGGAGAGGCGGCGGTATCATCTTTGGACCGCAGCCCCGCTCCTATTACAGCAGTTTTCCCAAAAAGATGAAACGAGTCGCCATGCTTTCGGCTTTTTCGGATAAGGCTCAGAATGAAGGTATCCGCGTGATCGATACACTCGAATTGCCCGAAATCAAAACCCGGCGTCTGACCGCTATCCTCGATAAGCTTGGTCTCGACAAAAAACGTTGCCTCATATTGGACGAAGGGGAAAATCGCAATCTGGTGTTGTCGGTTCGCAATCTGGAGAATGTCCACTACTCGAGGGCTCCGTTGGCGAATACTTATGATATCGTCAATGCCGATGTTCTGCTGGTGAGCAAGGCCGGTTTGCAGAAAATTGAGGAGGTGTTCACCTCATGA
- the rplP gene encoding 50S ribosomal protein L16 → MLMPKKTKFRKQQRGRMTGKAFRGSSISFGEYGLKAIEPAWVTDRQIEAARIALTRYIKRGGKVWIRVFPDKPVTKKPAETRMGKGKGAPEFWVAVVKPGRILFEIEGVTEIMAKEALRLASNKLPMKTRFVTRSETIGV, encoded by the coding sequence ATGTTAATGCCAAAGAAAACCAAGTTTCGTAAGCAGCAGAGAGGCAGAATGACCGGAAAAGCTTTCCGCGGCAGTTCCATATCATTCGGCGAATACGGTCTCAAGGCAATTGAACCGGCCTGGGTCACCGATCGTCAGATTGAAGCTGCTCGTATTGCTCTCACCAGATATATCAAGAGAGGCGGAAAAGTCTGGATACGTGTCTTCCCCGACAAGCCGGTCACCAAGAAGCCGGCCGAAACGAGGATGGGAAAAGGCAAAGGCGCCCCCGAATTCTGGGTGGCCGTTGTCAAGCCGGGACGTATCCTTTTTGAAATAGAGGGAGTCACTGAAATCATGGCCAAAGAGGCGCTCCGACTGGCCAGCAACAAGCTCCCGATGAAAACCAGGTTTGTTACCCGTTCCGAAACGATAGGTGTATGA
- the rplV gene encoding 50S ribosomal protein L22 produces the protein MQAHARVRYLRMSPRKMRRVADLIKGKPVQEALNILNFTPKLAAHHLAKTVKAAAANAISGVGTAKLKAEDLAITRVTVDEAPTAKRVRFQSMGRVFRLRKRYCHVMVQVEGEPEPEAKGSAAKRKKAKAEKAAPDAKATRESVKREESEDKEKTADTAAESSDTAAEADDIKSEENKNEA, from the coding sequence ATGCAGGCACATGCGCGAGTCAGATATTTAAGAATGTCTCCCCGGAAAATGCGTCGGGTCGCCGACTTGATTAAGGGAAAACCGGTTCAGGAAGCATTGAATATTCTCAATTTCACTCCCAAATTGGCGGCTCACCATCTGGCCAAAACCGTCAAGGCGGCCGCGGCCAATGCCATATCGGGAGTGGGGACTGCGAAGCTCAAAGCCGAGGATCTTGCGATCACCCGGGTAACGGTTGATGAGGCTCCCACCGCCAAGAGAGTCCGCTTTCAATCGATGGGAAGGGTTTTCCGGCTTCGCAAGAGATATTGTCACGTAATGGTGCAGGTCGAGGGTGAACCGGAACCGGAGGCCAAAGGATCGGCAGCCAAGCGGAAAAAAGCCAAAGCGGAAAAAGCGGCTCCCGATGCCAAAGCAACCAGGGAATCCGTCAAGCGGGAAGAATCTGAAGATAAAGAAAAAACCGCCGATACGGCCGCGGAATCATCTGATACGGCCGCCGAAGCGGATGATATAAAATCGGAAGAGAATAAGAACGAGGCGTAA
- the rplC gene encoding 50S ribosomal protein L3 translates to MKEIIGIKLGMTRIFGTDGEAIPVSVIEAGPCVVIAKRTTKKEGYRAVQVACGIQRENLFNKPELGHYKKANVQPRRYLREISYEGEIEISGEIKVDIFKKGEKIDITGISKGLGFQGVMRRHNFSGANITHGQSDRQRAPGSIGSSSYPSRVFRGQKMAGKMGKDKVTVLNLEVAQVIAERNLLLVRGAVPGKKGTLLKIRKTNRVR, encoded by the coding sequence ATGAAGGAAATAATCGGCATAAAATTGGGTATGACCCGCATCTTCGGTACCGATGGGGAAGCAATTCCGGTCTCGGTCATCGAAGCCGGTCCCTGTGTGGTGATCGCCAAGCGGACTACCAAAAAAGAAGGCTATCGGGCGGTTCAGGTCGCTTGCGGAATACAGCGTGAGAACCTGTTCAATAAGCCCGAGCTGGGTCATTATAAGAAGGCCAATGTTCAACCGCGCCGTTATCTGAGGGAAATCAGTTATGAGGGCGAGATTGAAATCAGCGGTGAAATAAAAGTTGATATATTCAAGAAGGGCGAGAAGATTGATATTACCGGTATCTCCAAAGGTCTGGGTTTCCAGGGTGTGATGCGGCGTCACAATTTCAGCGGCGCCAATATCACCCATGGCCAGTCCGATCGTCAGAGAGCCCCCGGTTCGATCGGCTCCTCTTCATACCCATCCAGGGTTTTTCGGGGTCAGAAAATGGCCGGCAAGATGGGAAAGGACAAAGTGACCGTTCTCAATCTTGAGGTTGCGCAGGTCATCGCCGAACGGAATCTTTTGCTGGTGCGGGGAGCCGTGCCGGGGAAGAAGGGAACCCTGCTTAAAATCAGAAAGACCAACCGAGTCCGGTAG
- the rplB gene encoding 50S ribosomal protein L2 produces MAIKKYKPITPSQRFRTVASFEEITSTRPEKALLVALRKKGGRNNKGRVTARHRGGGHKRFIRIIDFKRNKFDIPARVASIEYDPNRSARIALLHYADGEKRYILAPDGLQVNTIITSGEKSEIRTGNAMPVGLVPLGTFLHNVEVVPGKGGQIARGAGTYVQLVAKEGDHAHLKMPSGEVRLVKQTCYGTIGQVGNPDHKNLSWGKAGASRWRGWRPKVRGVAMNPVDHPMGGGEGKSSGGRHPCSPWGQKSKGLKTRSKRKSNKYIVEPRGKKK; encoded by the coding sequence ATGGCTATAAAGAAATATAAACCGATTACCCCCTCGCAGAGATTCAGAACGGTCGCGAGTTTCGAGGAAATTACTTCCACCCGTCCCGAAAAGGCGCTCCTGGTCGCTCTTCGAAAAAAGGGCGGGCGGAACAACAAGGGCCGTGTCACGGCTCGCCATCGCGGCGGCGGTCATAAGCGCTTTATTCGAATCATCGATTTCAAGCGCAATAAATTTGACATCCCCGCGCGCGTTGCCTCCATCGAATACGATCCTAACCGCTCGGCCCGTATCGCTCTGTTGCACTATGCCGACGGGGAAAAGCGGTATATCCTGGCGCCCGACGGTCTCCAGGTCAATACAATTATTACTTCCGGCGAGAAATCTGAAATAAGAACCGGCAACGCTATGCCGGTCGGTCTGGTTCCCCTGGGCACTTTTCTGCATAATGTGGAAGTGGTCCCCGGCAAGGGAGGGCAAATCGCCCGCGGTGCCGGAACCTATGTCCAGCTGGTGGCCAAAGAGGGCGATCATGCCCACCTGAAGATGCCTTCGGGAGAAGTGCGGCTGGTGAAGCAGACCTGTTATGGTACTATCGGCCAGGTCGGCAATCCCGACCACAAGAACCTTTCCTGGGGCAAAGCCGGTGCATCCCGCTGGCGCGGCTGGCGGCCGAAAGTCCGCGGCGTGGCCATGAACCCCGTCGACCATCCGATGGGCGGCGGTGAAGGCAAAAGCTCCGGCGGTCGGCACCCCTGTTCACCATGGGGACAAAAAAGCAAGGGCTTGAAAACGAGAAGTAAACGGAAATCGAACAAATATATTGTTGAACCACGCGGAAAGAAGAAATAG
- the rpsC gene encoding 30S ribosomal protein S3 — translation MGQKTHPIGFRLGVIKSWNSKWFSDKNFAGLIYEDMMIKKYIVARLENAGLAKVEILRAPKKVTVDIHTSRPGIVIGRKGAEVDKLREELQLLTQKDISLNIIEVKKPELSAQLVGDSIAHQLEGRISYRRAMKKAISASMKMGAEGIKIVCGGRLAGAEIARTEKYMEGRVPLHTLRADIDYATSTAHTTYGTIGVKVWICRGMVMGAGEMVVKEEIDKSLADRPELDVDRRRERPRGDDNQRRRRPRGRVHRPDRPSDGAQADASRDRSRQSGGGGPRPSGDRSDSRGGQADASRDRGRQSGGGGQRPSGDRSDSKGGQVDTSRGRGPQSGGGGPRPSGDRSDSKGGQADTSRDRGPQFGGGGPRPSGDRSDSKGGQADTSRDRGPQSGGGGPRPSGDRADSRGGHRRPEQGHVPPAQPKGRPETDNKGPAKPPESKT, via the coding sequence TTGGGACAGAAAACACACCCAATTGGTTTTCGTTTGGGAGTTATCAAATCCTGGAACAGTAAATGGTTCTCGGATAAAAATTTTGCCGGGCTTATCTATGAAGACATGATGATCAAGAAATATATTGTCGCCCGACTGGAAAATGCCGGATTGGCCAAAGTCGAAATCCTACGTGCTCCCAAGAAGGTCACCGTCGATATCCACACCTCGCGCCCGGGAATTGTTATCGGACGCAAAGGGGCTGAAGTGGATAAGCTTCGTGAAGAGTTGCAGCTTTTGACCCAAAAAGATATTTCGCTCAATATTATCGAAGTTAAGAAACCGGAATTGTCCGCCCAACTGGTGGGCGACTCCATCGCGCATCAGTTGGAAGGCCGCATTTCCTATCGCAGGGCCATGAAGAAGGCCATCAGTGCTTCGATGAAGATGGGCGCTGAGGGAATAAAGATTGTCTGCGGTGGCCGTCTGGCCGGAGCCGAAATCGCTCGCACAGAAAAATACATGGAAGGGCGTGTTCCCCTGCATACACTGCGCGCCGATATCGATTACGCCACTTCCACCGCGCATACCACTTATGGTACAATCGGCGTGAAAGTCTGGATATGTCGCGGGATGGTGATGGGTGCCGGCGAGATGGTGGTCAAAGAGGAAATTGATAAATCGCTCGCGGATAGACCGGAACTGGATGTTGACCGGAGAAGAGAAAGACCGCGGGGAGATGATAATCAGCGGCGGAGACGGCCGCGTGGCCGGGTTCATCGCCCGGATCGGCCTTCTGATGGCGCCCAGGCCGATGCTTCGCGCGATCGCAGCCGGCAATCCGGAGGTGGTGGCCCAAGGCCATCGGGAGATCGCTCCGATTCCAGAGGTGGTCAAGCCGATGCTTCGCGCGATCGCGGCCGGCAATCCGGAGGTGGTGGCCAAAGGCCATCGGGAGATCGCTCCGATTCCAAAGGTGGTCAGGTTGATACCTCGCGGGGTCGCGGCCCGCAATCCGGCGGTGGTGGCCCAAGGCCATCGGGAGATCGCTCCGATTCCAAAGGCGGTCAGGCCGATACCTCGCGTGATCGCGGCCCGCAATTCGGCGGTGGTGGCCCAAGGCCATCGGGAGATCGCTCCGATTCCAAAGGCGGTCAGGCCGATACCTCGCGTGATCGCGGCCCGCAATCCGGCGGTGGTGGACCGAGACCTTCGGGAGACCGCGCCGATTCAAGAGGCGGCCATAGACGTCCCGAGCAGGGACATGTCCCGCCCGCTCAACCCAAAGGACGGCCGGAAACGGATAATAAGGGACCTGCCAAACCACCGGAAAGTAAAACCTGA
- the rpmC gene encoding 50S ribosomal protein L29 has protein sequence MKMVALRDMTRDELLLKKRELTEEIFNLNMRKTLKELDNPLKLRTIRRDIAKIETILSEDRLNLRKIVDAPISILDKHSQKAPDTNVDKGE, from the coding sequence ATGAAGATGGTTGCTCTTAGAGACATGACCCGGGACGAACTCCTGTTGAAGAAGAGGGAGTTGACGGAGGAAATCTTCAACCTCAACATGCGGAAAACGCTGAAAGAGCTTGATAATCCGCTGAAGCTTCGCACCATCCGACGGGACATTGCAAAAATAGAAACAATCCTGTCGGAGGACAGACTGAATTTGCGAAAAATCGTCGATGCGCCGATATCAATTCTCGATAAACACAGCCAGAAGGCGCCGGATACAAACGTGGATAAAGGTGAGTAA
- the rpsJ gene encoding 30S ribosomal protein S10, which produces MDGQKIRIKLKAYDHYSLDKSTKEIARTVLRTGARIAGPIPLPTKRTVYTVLRSPHVDKKSREQFETRIHKRLIDIYESTPQTVDALMKLDLPAGVDVEIKT; this is translated from the coding sequence TCAAGCTGAAAGCATACGACCACTATTCTCTTGATAAATCGACCAAGGAAATAGCCCGGACCGTACTGCGGACAGGAGCCCGAATTGCCGGGCCGATACCGCTTCCAACCAAGCGAACCGTTTACACCGTTCTCCGTTCGCCGCACGTGGACAAAAAGAGCCGCGAGCAGTTTGAAACGAGAATTCATAAACGGCTGATAGATATATATGAGTCAACGCCGCAGACGGTTGATGCGCTTATGAAGCTGGATCTGCCGGCCGGTGTTGATGTGGAAATCAAGACCTGA
- the rpsS gene encoding 30S ribosomal protein S19: MARSLKKGPYIDEKLLKKLLALNETGEKKVVKTWARRSTISPDFVGHTLAVHNGNKFIPIYITENMVGHKLGEFAPTRTFRGHGGKLAERSTAVKE, translated from the coding sequence ATGGCACGGTCATTGAAAAAAGGCCCATATATCGACGAGAAACTGTTGAAAAAGTTGCTGGCTCTCAATGAAACAGGTGAGAAGAAGGTCGTCAAGACCTGGGCGCGGCGCTCTACCATTTCACCCGATTTTGTGGGTCACACTCTGGCAGTGCATAATGGGAATAAATTCATTCCCATCTATATCACCGAGAATATGGTCGGACACAAACTGGGTGAATTCGCCCCCACCCGTACTTTTCGTGGACACGGCGGGAAACTGGCCGAGCGGTCCACGGCGGTGAAGGAATAG
- the rpsQ gene encoding 30S ribosomal protein S17: MNRNMRKIRVGKVISDKMDKTIVVRTERTMKHPLYGKVIKTFTKFYAHDEANQAHAGDLVRIMETRPLSATKRWRLVEIVEKAK, translated from the coding sequence ATGAATAGAAATATGCGAAAAATAAGGGTCGGAAAGGTTATTTCTGATAAGATGGATAAGACCATCGTCGTCAGAACCGAGCGGACCATGAAACACCCTCTCTATGGCAAGGTCATCAAGACCTTCACCAAGTTCTACGCTCACGATGAGGCCAATCAAGCCCATGCGGGAGATCTGGTGCGGATAATGGAAACCAGACCGCTTTCGGCCACAAAACGCTGGCGGCTGGTAGAAATCGTGGAGAAGGCCAAGTAG